In one Umezawaea sp. Da 62-37 genomic region, the following are encoded:
- a CDS encoding glutamate--cysteine ligase, whose translation MGDDVDRHEFTREDRTRYRTKVRRCLDVFARMLRESRFEFERPMTGLEIELNLVDEQGDPAMRNAEALEAIADPDFVTELGQWNLEINVAPRQLADDGFRAFEETVRTSLNEAEHKASQVGAHMTMIGILPTLRAEHMAMDALSVNPRYALLNEQVLAARGEDLQISIDGIERLNMTADSIVPEAACTSTQLHLQVSPDQFADYWNAAQTIAGVQVAVGANSPFLLGKELWRETRIALFQQSTDTRGDELKEQGVRPRVWFGERWITSIFDLFEENVRYFPALLPIVDPEDPLQVIDRGDTPALSELRLHNGTVYRWNRPVYDVVKDKPHLRVENRTLPAGPTVIDTMANAAFYYGLVRVLAESERPLWSQMSFSAAEENFLTGAKNGIDAQVYWPGLGTVPVVELVLRRLLPMAYDGLDRWGVDPADRDRLLGVIEQRCLTGVNGATWQSRAFHRHYDNTSLDRVEALRLMLRTYRDLMHTNEPVHSWPIT comes from the coding sequence ATGGGTGACGACGTAGACCGCCACGAGTTCACCCGCGAGGACCGCACCCGGTACCGGACGAAGGTCCGGCGCTGCCTGGACGTGTTCGCCCGGATGCTGCGCGAGTCCCGGTTCGAGTTCGAACGGCCCATGACCGGGCTGGAGATCGAGCTGAACCTGGTGGACGAGCAGGGCGACCCGGCGATGCGGAACGCGGAGGCCCTGGAGGCCATCGCCGATCCGGACTTCGTGACCGAACTCGGCCAGTGGAACCTGGAGATCAACGTCGCGCCCCGGCAACTGGCCGACGACGGGTTCCGCGCGTTCGAGGAGACGGTGCGCACGAGCCTGAACGAGGCCGAGCACAAGGCGAGCCAGGTCGGCGCGCACATGACGATGATCGGGATCCTGCCGACGCTGCGCGCCGAGCACATGGCGATGGACGCGCTGTCGGTGAACCCGCGCTACGCGCTGCTCAACGAGCAGGTGCTGGCGGCGCGCGGCGAGGACCTCCAGATCTCGATCGACGGCATCGAGCGGCTGAACATGACCGCGGACTCGATCGTGCCCGAGGCCGCCTGCACGAGCACGCAACTGCACCTCCAGGTGAGCCCGGACCAGTTCGCGGACTACTGGAACGCGGCGCAGACCATCGCGGGCGTGCAGGTGGCCGTCGGCGCGAACTCGCCGTTCCTGCTGGGCAAGGAGCTGTGGCGGGAGACGCGGATCGCGCTGTTCCAGCAGTCGACGGACACCCGCGGCGACGAGCTCAAGGAGCAGGGCGTCCGGCCGAGGGTGTGGTTCGGCGAGCGGTGGATCACGTCGATCTTCGACCTGTTCGAGGAGAACGTGCGGTACTTCCCCGCGCTGCTGCCCATCGTCGACCCCGAGGACCCGTTGCAGGTGATCGACCGCGGGGACACGCCCGCACTGTCGGAGCTGCGGCTGCACAACGGCACCGTGTACCGGTGGAACCGGCCCGTGTACGACGTGGTGAAGGACAAGCCCCACCTGCGGGTGGAGAACCGCACCCTGCCCGCCGGGCCCACCGTGATCGACACGATGGCGAACGCGGCGTTCTACTACGGGCTGGTCCGGGTGCTGGCGGAGAGCGAACGTCCGCTGTGGTCGCAGATGTCGTTCAGCGCGGCGGAGGAGAACTTCCTCACCGGGGCCAAGAACGGCATCGACGCCCAGGTGTACTGGCCGGGCCTGGGCACCGTCCCGGTCGTGGAGCTGGTGCTGCGCCGCCTGCTGCCGATGGCCTACGACGGCCTCGACCGGTGGGGCGTCGACCCCGCCGACCGCGACCGGCTGCTCGGCGTGATCGAGCAGCGGTGCCTGACCGGGGTGAACGGGGCGACCTGGCAGTCGCGCGCGTTCCACCGGCACTACGACAACACCAGCCTCGACCGCGTCGAAGCGCTGCGCCTGATGCTGCGGACCTACCGCGACCTCATGCACACCAACGAACCCGTCCACTCCTGGCCCATCACCTGA
- a CDS encoding 4'-phosphopantetheinyl transferase superfamily protein, with amino-acid sequence MIADLLPSPIAAVDRFDDPEGVELFPEELALLEKSVEKRRKEFTTGRFCARTALGQLGFPPVPVLPGPKREPVWPDGVVGSITHCTGYRAAAVARVGDFRSIGIDAEPNAPTPKGVLEAIAVPTELARMDGLRAAGDKVSWDRLLFSAKESVYKAWFPLTRLWLGFEDADVTIDPDAGTFSARILVEAPMVDGEPLTGFTGRWLARDGFVITSIAVPA; translated from the coding sequence ATGATCGCCGACCTGCTGCCGAGCCCGATCGCGGCCGTGGACCGCTTCGACGACCCCGAGGGCGTCGAGCTGTTCCCCGAGGAGCTGGCGCTGCTGGAGAAGTCCGTCGAGAAGCGCCGCAAGGAGTTCACCACCGGCCGGTTCTGCGCCAGGACCGCGCTGGGGCAGCTCGGCTTCCCGCCCGTCCCGGTGCTGCCCGGCCCGAAGCGCGAGCCCGTGTGGCCCGACGGCGTCGTCGGCAGCATCACGCACTGCACCGGCTACCGCGCGGCCGCCGTGGCCCGCGTCGGCGACTTCCGCTCCATCGGCATCGACGCCGAACCGAACGCCCCCACGCCGAAGGGCGTCCTGGAGGCCATCGCCGTCCCGACCGAACTGGCCAGGATGGACGGTCTGCGTGCCGCGGGCGACAAGGTCTCGTGGGACCGCTTGCTGTTCAGCGCCAAGGAGTCCGTCTACAAGGCGTGGTTCCCGCTGACCAGGTTGTGGCTCGGGTTCGAGGACGCCGACGTCACGATCGACCCGGACGCGGGCACGTTCAGCGCGCGGATCCTCGTCGAAGCCCCGATGGTGGACGGCGAGCCCCTCACCGGGTTCACCGGACGCTGGCTGGCCAGGGACGGGTTTGTGATCACCTCGATCGCGGTACCCGCCTGA
- a CDS encoding metallophosphoesterase — protein sequence MTRTPRLLATSDLHVTYQENRDFVAAIQPPSADDWLIVAGDVGEKFQDIEWALGLLRQRFANVIWSPGNHELWTTKDDAVQTRGEVRYKQLVEMCRSIGVLTPEDPYPVFEGSGGPVVVAPLFTLYDYTFRPEGTHDQVSALAKAHEVGVVCTDEYFLFPDPYPSREAWCDARIVETERRLSEVDPALRTVLINHYPLVRDPTRVLRYPEFALWCGTERTADWHTRFNCVEMVYGHLHIPRTTRHDGIRFDEVSLGYPREWKPRGLTGALLHDVLREGDVR from the coding sequence GTGACCCGCACGCCGAGATTGCTCGCCACCAGCGACCTGCACGTCACGTACCAGGAGAACCGGGACTTCGTCGCGGCCATCCAGCCGCCGTCGGCCGACGACTGGCTCATCGTCGCAGGTGACGTGGGTGAGAAGTTCCAGGACATCGAATGGGCGCTCGGACTGCTGCGGCAGCGGTTCGCCAACGTGATCTGGTCGCCGGGCAACCACGAGCTGTGGACGACGAAGGACGACGCGGTGCAGACCCGCGGCGAGGTGCGCTACAAGCAGCTCGTCGAGATGTGCCGGAGCATCGGCGTCCTGACGCCGGAGGACCCGTACCCGGTGTTCGAGGGCTCGGGCGGCCCCGTGGTGGTCGCTCCGCTGTTCACGCTCTACGACTACACGTTCCGCCCCGAAGGCACGCACGACCAGGTGTCGGCGCTGGCGAAGGCGCACGAGGTCGGCGTGGTCTGCACGGACGAGTACTTCCTGTTCCCGGACCCGTACCCCAGCCGCGAGGCGTGGTGCGACGCCAGGATCGTCGAGACCGAGCGCAGGCTGTCCGAGGTCGACCCGGCGCTCAGGACCGTGCTGATCAACCACTACCCGCTGGTGCGCGACCCCACGCGGGTGCTGCGCTACCCGGAGTTCGCGCTGTGGTGCGGCACCGAGCGCACCGCCGACTGGCACACCAGGTTCAACTGCGTGGAGATGGTCTACGGCCACCTGCACATCCCGCGCACCACCAGGCACGACGGCATCCGCTTCGACGAGGTGTCGCTCGGCTACCCGCGCGAGTGGAAGCCGAGGGGCCTGACGGGCGCGCTGCTCCACGACGTGCTGCGCGAAGGGGACGTCCGATGA